Within the Deltaproteobacteria bacterium genome, the region TAAGTACGAAAGGTCGTGATAAGCTTTTGCGTGTTAAAGCTCTACTACGTCACAAGCTACCTAAGGCTGAGCTAGGTGATGTTATTGAACTTGCACTTGAACGCTTATGTCTGCAGCTCGAAGCAAAGAAGTTTGCCAAACCAAAACACACCGTCACCAAGCAACTGGTTAACAAAAATGCATCTAGTGCTAAAAGGTACGACCAACATGGCCCGGCGCATGTCGAAAATAATACTAACAAAAAATGTCACAAACAAAACTCGCGGTACTTACCGAAGCAATTGCGTCGCCAAGTGGCCGAACGCGATCAGTATCGTTGTACTTACATGGCGAAAGACGGTCAGCGCTGTTCAGAAACAGCTGGGCTTGAATACCATCACGTTTTGCCTTATGCCCAAGGTGGTCAGGTCTCAGTAAACAATATTCAATTACGCTGTCGGCAACATAATTTGCATCAAGCGGTAATAGATTTTGGCGCTGCAAAAGTTAGAGAAGCGATTGATAAGAGTAAAAAGCGGTGCCGGACGACATAAATATTATATATAAAACAAATTCATCAACTTATTAGACTAACAACTATTTTTAAACCATATTATTACAATAATAACTACAGTCACTATAAATATTTGTAAAGAATAAAACCTTCTTTCTTTTATTTGTGTCTCATCTAATATTTCAATCCCCATACGTTGCATTGCTTTATCAAAGCGATCAGGTTCTTC harbors:
- a CDS encoding HNH endonuclease → MAIRFPKADVASTLVKLPIKTQASLLVSTSPSTAAATTTPTKTTTTLLPSNISSSAATPSLAPVAATPQTRSLLTPLSASSFKLQVTLSTKGRDKLLRVKALLRHKLPKAELGDVIELALERLCLQLEAKKFAKPKHTVTKQLVNKNASSAKRYDQHGPAHVENNTNKKCHKQNSRYLPKQLRRQVAERDQYRCTYMAKDGQRCSETAGLEYHHVLPYAQGGQVSVNNIQLRCRQHNLHQAVIDFGAAKVREAIDKSKKRCRTT